The nucleotide sequence CGCGAAGGCGGGATCCACCACGGGTACTTCCTCCCCGCGGAGGGGGCGAGCGACGAAGCCCGGGCGCTGTTCAGCTTCGAAAGCCTGGCCGCGTACGAGCGCTACCGGACGCTGTTCGGCGTCGACCCGGACTTCATCGAGGCCGACAAGATCCGCGACGAGAGCGGCTGCGTGGTGCGGTACCG is from Amycolatopsis mediterranei and encodes:
- a CDS encoding NIPSNAP family protein, which gives rise to MITCVVDYVIDPAKLPDFERFAAAWMRLVQREGGIHHGYFLPAEGASDEARALFSFESLAAYERYRTLFGVDPDFIEADKIRDESGCVVRYRRTFMRPLLPDDEEG